The genome window GGAACTTTTGATGGTCAAGTTCAAAAGGCATATCGTTTATTAGTAAAACAAATTCCAGAAGAGATAGAGGTAGAAAAAAATCCGAAAAAAATAAAAACTGCTATCCAGATAGTTTTACATATAAGCGTTCCGGTATTTATTAATCCTCCAGGAGTAGATATTTCTTATGATTTAGAGATAACTCCTGTATATAAAGGTAAGGACAAAATAGTTCTTGATATTAGAAATAAAGGTAATGGATTTGCGAGGATAATAGGAGTTCAATGTTTTAAAGGAGATAAGGAGATTTATAATAAGGATTACGCCTTTTATATCCTTCCTCTTAAAGAAGTTAATTTTGAAATAAAAAAGTTTGTTAAAAAGGATGGTAAATATACTCAGATGCAGTTTGAAGAAATACCAGACAAAATAAAAATTCTACTTGAAGATGGTAAAGAAATTTCTCTTAATCTTTAATTTGATTATTTTTATCCAGTCATATGGGATGTCCAGTGAAAAAGACTTCAGGCTTTATATATTAGGGTTATATATAAATAACATACATCTTGGAGATACTATCGTATATATTAAAAAAAAAGTCTGTATGTAAAATTATCTGAACTAAAACGTATCGGCCTTACAGAGATACCTTCAGATGTAATTATACTCATTAAAAAGCAACCGTATGTGTGTATTACCTGTCTAAAAAAAGTAAAAAGTGATATAAACTATAGTCTTCTTACAGCTCATATTGAAGTTCCCCCTGAATACTTTTCTCAGAAAAAAGTAGAAATTAAAAGGAAAAAAATAACTCCTGTAAAGAGTAAGGGATGGTTTTTGGAATATGATACTTTATATTCTAATTACTCTTCTTATAAAGAATTAAAAACAAAGATAGATTTTAATTATTTTTTTTCAAACGAAACATTTTATACAAATTTTATTCATTATTACAATCAGAACGAAAATAGACTTATCCGTTTAGATTCGTTCCTTAGAATAGACGATATCTCTAATATAAAAGAAATTTATTTTGGAGATGTATATCTCCAAAATTTCATATGGAATTATTACTTACGAATAGGAGGTTTTAGAGTAGGAACAAATTATAATCTAAGACCTGATATTATTACCTATCCATTACCTAATTTTGCCGGGAAAATAGCCGTTCCATCGTCGATTGATATTTTTGTGGAAAATGCTAAAGTTTTTTCCCAGAATTTAGAACCTGGTCCTTTTGAAATAAAAGATATTCCTGTAATAACACCTGAAGGAAATATAAGAGTTGTTATAAGAGATATATTAGGAAGAGAAAAAATTGTTGAAATTCCTTACGCAACAGATAGGAAGCTGTTAAAAAAAGGACTTAAAGATTATTTTTTTACAGCTGGTTTTCTAAGGAAAGGTTATTTAAGCAAAAGTTTTGAATATTCTAAGTTTGTTATTAACAGTGAATATAGAAAAGGGCTTACCAATAATCTAACAGGGGGTGTTAGCTTTTATTTTCAAGGATTAGACGGATTAAATACAGGATTTGGAATTTATTACCTGTTAGGAAAGTTCGGTCTATTATCTCCAAACTTTTCCTTTTCTTATGACAAAAGAAAATCATCAACAGGTTTTCAATATGGTGTAGGTTACTCTAAGAATTTTAAATTTCTAAGACTTAAGCTCTCAGCTATAAAAAGTTCTAATAATTTTTTTATGCCTTCAAACGTTTATGGTCAACCGAAGGACTATTATAATGCCTTTATTGGATTAAGCCTACTTAAATTTGGTTTTATTAATTTTTCTTATGTAAAAAGAACTTATTTTAATTATCCAGTTTCTACTAACCTAAATATTTCATACACCAAGAATTTATTTAAAAGAGTAAATGTATCATTATCCTATAATATATATAAATCAGAAACAAATAATAAATCTTTACGTTTTTCTCTTAATATTCCTCTTGGAAAGTCGTATTACTCAAGTTTAAGTTTCCAGAAAAATGAGAGCCAGAGAAAATATTCGCTTACTTTCAATAAGCAATATAATTCCTTTGATAAATTCTTTTTTAGAGGTAGGATAGATAAAACGCAGGATTATAACAATTTTTATGGAAATGTTAACTACCATACAAAGTATGCAACACTTTATTCGGAAACTTCTTACTCATCATCATTTAGTAATTCCCTATCTTATAGAATTGGATTACAGGGAAGTCTAATTCGTTTAGGGGGTAAATTTTTTCTTAGGAGAGCTGCTCAGGACAGCTTTGGGATAGTGAAAATAGAACCTCCTCTTGAAAATGTAAAAGTGTTAGTTAATAACAGGGTTGCTGGTGAAACAGATAAAGATGGAACTTTATTTATACCTACCCTTTATCCATATTATCCAAATGAAGTGTCTATAGACCCCTCAAGCCTTGATGTTAAAACATATATTGATAAGAATGTTGTTACATTTGTGCCTTATAAAAGTCATGGATATCTCATAAAGTTCAAAGCAGTGAAGATGAATTCTGTTAGACTTAGGATAAAATTTCCTGATGGAACATTCCCTGAACCGGGAATACGTTTTTATGTGGATGGCAAGAAAATAGGAATAGTTGGTTATAAAGGTAAAGCTTTTATTGAGAATATTTCTGTAGGTGAACACACTGCCACTATTGATTATGGTTATACAGGCTGTAGTTTTAAGATAAAAATAACACCAGATATTATTAAAAAAGTAGTTCCATATATAGGTGAGTATATATGTAAACCTGTAGAGGAGGGAAAAAATGAAAATATTAAAAATAGTGCTTATTAGTTTTGTTTTATGGATATATCCCTCTGCTGGAGAAAATAATGGTGGTTGTTATGCCGAAGTGGACAATATTGATTTTGGAAATTATAATCCTTTTGAGCCTGTGATTAAAAGAACATATACAACATTACAGGTTATATGTAATACACAAAATAGAGTGACTTTTACTATAAGATTGATTGGAGGTAACAGTAATAACCCTGGAAGAAGATTTCTGTTTTCTCCTTCTACTGAGGGAAAACTCTATTATAATCTCTTTTATAGGGGATGTATTTGGGGAGATGGAACTCAGAATACCTGTGTAATTTCAGGAATAACACGGAGTAAAAGAAATCTTTTTAGTAATAAAAGCTTTACTATAGTAGGTATCATACCTCCTATGCAAAATGTCCCTGTTGCAAATGATTATCAAGACCATCTTACTGTGATTGTAGAGTATTAAAGGATATGCCAGCTTTTGGGGATAAATATTCTTTCGTAAGTTTTCAGAGCAAATCTGTCTGTCATCCCTGCAACATAATCAACAGCTGCCTGCTTAGGCTCATATTCCCCCCATAGCTCCAGATATTTTTGGTAATACGGGATTTCTTCATAATGCTCCACAAAATATTCATATAAAGCCCTTACTATACCTTTGCCTTTTTCCAGTTCATCAACAACAGGTTTTGCAAGATAAACATTATCAAATAACCACTGCCTAAGGTCATACATGGCTTTATAGATTTTTTCATCCATTACAATATGCTGGTAGTTATTTTCAATTGTTGAGTAGATTACACTTCTTACTATAGTTGAAATTCTTTGGGATTTTGTTTCACCTAAGATTTTTTTTATGTCAGAAGGAATATCATTTTCATCTATCAGACGGGCTCTCATTGCATCCTCAAGGTCGTGGTTTATATAGGCGATTTTGTCTGCAAGTCTTATTATCTCTCCTTCAAGGGTTTTTGGCATATTTCCTTCGGCTATAAGTGGAGAATTACCTTTACTATGCTTTAATATTCCATCTCTCACCTCTTCAGTAAGGTTAAGCCCTCTGCCTTCATTTGCTAATTTTTCCACAACCCTAAGGCTCTGTCTGGCATGATGGTATGAAGCCCCTTCCTTCAAGATAAACTCCCCTGCATGTCCAAAAGGAGTATGCCCAAGGTCATGTCCAAGGGCTATTGCTTCCACAAGGTCTTCATTAAGGTATAATGCTTTTGCTATTGTTCTACCTATTTGGGCTACTTCTAATGTATGGGTCATTCGTGTTCTGTAGTGGTCACCCTCAGGGGATAAAAAAACCTGTGTTTTATGTTTTAATCTGCGAAATGCCTTTGAATGAAGAATTCTATCCCTGTCTCTCTGGAATTTTGTTCTAAGGTCACATTCCTTTTCTTCTTTTTTCCTTTTTGCTTCTCTGCTTTTGGCAGCAGAAGGGTGTAAAAACTGGTATTCTAACTCTTCTAATTGCTCTCTTATATTCATTTTCACCTTTTTGGATTATATTTATTTTTGATAATACTTACTTTTTCGGAGGCTTAAAGTGAAAAATATAGTATTAGGTTTAATTTTGGCAATATTTGTAATTACAGGAATATCAACTGCTAAAGATATTGAGAAACTCTATTTCTATGATTTAAATGGTAAAAAGGTTAGTGTAGCAAGTTTCAAAGGAAAACCTACTGTGCTTGTATTCTGGCAACTACACTGTCGGGGATGTGAAAGGGAACTTCCTGAGGTATCAGAACTGGCAAAAATTTACAAAGACAAAGTTAGATTTTATGCTGTTGTTATAAATACAAGGGATATACTGACAATTGAAGAGAAAAAAAGAGAGTGGGGATTTAACTTACCGGTACTGATTTCTGACTACAAAACAATGGTTGCATTTAATATATTTGGTACGCCAACAACTATTATTCTGGATAAAGACCTTAAAATAAAAGGTAAATTTATAGGTGCAGGTAAGGTAAATACTCTTAAAAAGATTTTGGATAGGCTTACAAAACAATAAAGTTCTATAGCTTTGCAAAAATATTTTAGGATGACAGAATAGATTTAAGTATATAAAGTCCGTCTTCGCTGCCTAAAATACTTTCTGATGCCCTTTCAGGGTGAGGCATAAGCCCGAAAACATTTTTGTTTTTATTGCATATACCGGCTATATTTGAAAGTGAACCGTTTGGATTTGCATCTTCAGTTATATTTCCAAATTCATCACAATACCTAAGGATAATCTGGTCGTTATCTTCCATCTCTTTTAATGTATTTTCATCAACAAAATAATTTCCATCATGATGGGCTATAGGTATCTTTAATATCTGTCCATCTTCACACTGGTTTGTAAATGGGGTGTTGCTATTTTCAACCCTGAGATATTGTGGTTTACACACAAATTTTCCATGTATATTTGGCATTAAAGCTCCAGGAAGCAGATGTGCTTCTGTTAAGATTTGAAAGCCATTACATATTCCTATAACAAGTCCGCCTTTATCAGCAAACTCTTTAACGGCAGCAGTTAAAGGTGTGTGAGCCGCCAGCGTTCCAGGTCTGAGATAATCCCCAAAAGAAAATCCACCGGGAAGAATAATACAGTCATAGCCTTCTATATCAGTTTGTCTGTAATCTATAAAAGCAACCTCTTCCTTAAGGACATCTCGGATAACCCTGTATGTATCATAATCACAGTTTGAACCTGGATAAACAGCAACACCGAATTTCAATCTCAGTCCTCCACCACTTCAAATTCATAATCTTCTATAATTTCATTTACAAGGGCTTTTTTGGCCATTTCTCTGGCTTCTTCTATTGCTTTTTCTTTATCAGAATGCTGAACATAAACCTCTATATATTTTCCTACCTTAACATCCTTTACATCTGAAAAACCAAGGCTTCTGAGGTTTTCCGCAACGGCTCTTCCCTGTGGGTCTAAAACTCCTTTTCTTGGTTTTATAAAGAATTTTATAAGCATCAAACACCCCGTTAGTTTTTTTGCTACAAATATAATAACTTTTAGTCAGGTATTAATTCAAGAAGAGTTTCAGGTGGAACAGCAGCCGTTCCAATCTCACCAACTACATAACTTGCAGCATAATTTGCCAGTGATGCTGCCTCTTCCCATGTAGCACCGCTGACCTTTGCCAGTGCAAGAACTGCGATAACAGTATCTCCGGCACCTGTAACATCAAAAACCTTTCTGGCTTTGGCCGGAATTCTGATTACTTTATCTTCTGTAAATAAAGCCATTCCCTCTGCACCAAGGGTTATAAGCAGGTCTTTTATACTAAGTTCTTTTAGAATTTGTTTTCCAACTTCTTCAACAGGAATATCTTTTTCGGCTTTTACACACTGGTAAGCCTCATTTCTATTAGGTGTCATTGTGGTTATATGCTTATACAGATAAAAGTTTGATGGTTTAGGGTCAACAAATACAGGTTTTCCTGTGCTTTTGAGATAATCCATAATTTTCTTGGTAATCACCCCTTTTCCATAGTCAGAAACAATAACAGCATCTATCTGGTTTATTATCTGGCTAATCTTATCTATAAGTTTAGAGGATATATCTTCTGGAAGTTTATCTTTGCTTTCTTTATCTATCCTAAGTAATTGCTGGCTTACGGCTATTATTCTGGTTTTTTCTGTTGTGGGTCTGTTTTTATCAATGATATTTACAGGTTTTATATTTTTTTCTAAAAGGAGCCTTTCAAGGAGTTTTCCATTTTCATCCTGTCCAATAACACCTGAAATATAAGAGGAAGCTCCCAGTGTGGATATATTCCATGCAACATTTGATGCTCCACCGGGGTTGTAGGTTTCTTTTTTTACTTCAACTACAGGAACAGGAGCTTCAGGTGAAATTCTTTCAACCTCACCCCATACATACTTATCTAAAATCAGGTCTCCAACTATCAGAATAGATTTTTCAGGGAATTTTTGTATTATTTCCTTTGCCCGCTTTTTTGTAATCAACTTTCACCTTTAAAGCTGTGTTTTATGGAAAAAGTATAGATGTATCAGACAGATTTTTCAAAATATATTCTTCATCTCTGCCTGTCATAAGGTTAAAATTTTGAACTGCTTGTGTTGATGCCCCTTTTCCAAGATTATCAATTGCAGTTATAACAACTGCCTGTCCTGTTCTTTCATCTTTGTCAATATAAATATCGCAGTAGTTTGAGCCTATAACATTTTTTATCTGGGGTGGGGTATCACAAAATCTTATAAACGGTTCATATCTATACTCAAGTCTGTATAGTTCTATAAGCTGTTGTTTTGAAAGATTTGTTTTATAGATAACAGTTGATATCATTCCTCTGGAAACAGGCAAAATATGTGGAGTAAATCTTACAGTTATAAATTCTCCATAAACATTTTTTAAAATATCTTCCATCTCAGGTATGTGCCTGTGCTTTATCGGGGAATATGCATAAGCATTTCCAAAAGCTTCAGGGTAATGGAATTGCTGTTTTAAACTTCTGCCTGCACCTGATATACCTGAAAGGGCATTTACCACAACATTATTTTCTATGATTACTTTTTCTTTTACTGCAGGGTATAATGCAAGTAATGTTGCTGTAGGATAACAGCCGGGATTTGCAACAATATCTGCTTCTCTTATCTGTTCTCTGTATACTTCAGGTAAACCATAAGCGGCTTTAAGAAGAATATCAGGATATTTATGCTCAAATCCGTAATATTCAGGATAAGCTGCAGGATTTTTTATTCTGTATGCAGCAGACAGGTCTATTACTTTCTTATTTTTGTCTAAAAGTTTTTTTACCAGCTCTACAGATGGTTCATGTGGAAGACATAAGAAATAAAAATCTGAGGCTTCAATGTTTATTTCCTCAGAGAATATAAGGTCTTTTAATTTTGATGATGAAAAATGGGGAAATACTTCCTGGAGTTTTTTATCTGCGTATTGACGGGAAACAACCTGATTTATTTCTATATCTGGATAAAGTTGCAGAATTCTAAGGAGCTCTATACCTGTATATCCAGAGGCACCAATAACGGCAATTTTCATAAATTGAAACTCCGAGTTTTATATTAAATATATTCGGTAAAAAAAATAATTCTAAATAAGAAGGGGGAGTATATCCCCCATAAAAGAGTATATTAACGCTTAGACCATCTGTATTTGGCTCTTGCACCCATTTGAGCGTATTCCTTTCTTTCTTTAATTCTTGCATCCCTTGTAAGAAGTCCTGCAGATTTAAGGGATGGTCTGAATTCTGGATTGTATTCTAAAAGTGCTTTTGCGATACCATACATTACAGCTTCAGCCTGTGCTGGCTTTCCGCTACCTTTTACAGTTGCATAAACATCAAATTTACCAAGTGTTTCTGTAACAACAAAAGGTCTGTTTATCTTTTCTATAAGGATATCCCTTTCAAAATACTCTTTTCCTTCCCATTCTTTTCCAGAAGAGCTTTTAACATAAAGCTTTCCTTCACCTGGGAAAATCCATACCCTTGCTACAGCTTCTTTTCTTCTTCCTGTTCCGTATTTGGCAACCTTTGGGTCTATTTTTACTATCTCAGCCAAGGTTTATACCTCCATCCTTTAAAAGTTTTTCCAGAGAGCTGTAAGCTCTTCAAGATTTTTTGGGTTTTGAGCATGGTGTTTATGCTCGTTTCCTGTGTAAACTTTTAATCTTTTCATATATCTTTTCTGGAGTTTGTTTTTAGGAAGCATTCTTTCTACAGCCAGCCTAATTACCTCTTCAGGCTTATGTTCAAGCATCCATTGGAGAGTTCTTACTCTAAGACCACCTGGTCTGTGGGTGTGGTACTGATAAAGTTTATCTGTGAGCTTTTTACCTGTAACCTGAATTTTGTCTGCATTAAGAACTATAACGAAATCTCCAACATCAACGTCTGGCTGAAAGTACGGCTTGTGTTTTCCTCTTAAAACATTTGCAATAAGTGTTGCAAGTCTTCCAAGGTTTTTTCCTGTAGCATCAATTACATACCAATCTCTTTTAACATCCTCTTTGCGAATGCGATATGTTTTCATTATCCTCCTCTTTCTTCTGAAGTATTGTCTAACAAGTCAAAAATTATTACATATTAAGGACTTTTTGTCAATTATGTCCCAGGAACTATAACCCCGTAGTTTCCTGCTTTTTTTCTGTAAATTACATTAATCTCTCCTGTTTCTGCATTTCTAAATGGTAGGAAGAATGCTCCAGTTTCCTCAAGAACCATTAGAGCATCCTCAACGGTAAGGGGCTTTTCAAGTGGCATTGGTTCCTGAACAATTAAAGGTCTTTCTATGCTTTCTTCCTGTGGCATTTGTTGTTTAAGTTTTTCTGCCCTTGCAAGTCTTCTTGCTTCCTCTTTTCTTCTGCTTTTAAGTCGGACAAGCTGTCTTTCAACTTCGTCTATCACAAAGTCTATAGCTGAATAAAGGTCATTACTTTCTTCCCAGGCATGAATGACACCGCCACCAGGTGTATTGAAATAGATATCTATATCAACCCTGTTCCTGTGTCTGTGTTTTTCAAAAGAATATGTGACCCTAACATTAATAGAGTCATCTGCAACGTCAATGTCTTTAATGTAGGGCTTTAGCCTTTCAAGTTTGTGCTCTGTGTAACTTTTGATAAATTCAGTAACATCAATATTCTTTCCTACATGTTCTACCTTCATCTTCCTATCCTCCTTGTTCTTGAATCTGGTATATTTAACTGTTCTCTATATTTTGTTACTGTTCTTCTTGCGACATTTATTCCCTGACTTTTTAAAATATTTGCTATTTTCTGGTCGCTGAGGGGTTTCCTCTTATCCTCTTTTTCTATAAGCTCAGCAATCAAATATTTTACTTTTTCTGCTGATACATCGCCATTGGAAGATGAAAGTTTTGTTGAGAAAAATGCTTTTAGTGGAACGACACCTGAAGGAAGTTGTGCATATTTACCGGACACTATTCTACTAACTGTAGATTCGTGAAGGCCTACTTCATTGGCAACATCTTTTAAAATAAGAGGTTTCAGATACTCCTTCCCTTTTCTTACAAAATCTGCCTGATAATTTACAAGGAATTCTGCTATTTTTTTGAGATTTTCTCTTCTTTGTTCTATTCCTTTTATTATTCCTACTGCCCTTTGTAATTTTTCTTCAAGGAATTTTCTGGTTTCCTCAGGAAGCGTTTTGTCTGATATAAGTTTTTTGTAATCTGTGGTAAGTTTTAGTTTGGGTATACCTTTTTCATTAATCTGTATTTCAAAACTGTCTCCGTTATCGTATACATAGATATCAGGTTCAATATAGGTTGTTATTTCTTCAGAGAAGGAATAAGTAGGATAGGGTTTTAATGTTTTTATATTGGAGAGTATATAATCTATCTGGTCTTTTGGGTATTTTTGCTTAAGTTTTTCAGGATAAGGGATTTCTTCAAAATGCTGATAGATAATTTCCTTCGCCAGTTGGTCATTTCCAAATGTCTCAGAGTATTGAGCCCAAAGGCTCTCTTTGATATCGATGGCGCCTATACCTGTAGGTTCAAGTTTCATAAATTCCTGTCTGGTTTCTTCAACAAGGGAAACCGGAAGGTTGAGTTTGCTTGCAATTTCTTCAACTGGTATATCTAAAAGACCTTTTTCATTGAGATTTCCTGCTATTTCTTTTGCTATTTCTTTCTTTTCCCCTTCAAATTCAAGCTCAATCTGAAATTCAAGAAGTTCAAGAAGGTCAGGTTTATGGACTAATCTGTTAGATAGTCTTCTTTCTTCGTCTTCATCATAATATTTTGATAAATCTTTTATTGGTTCATATTCAGGCTCTAATACCTGCATTTCTTCAAGAAATGGATTTTCTTCAAGCTCCTGTCTAATAGTCTCCTGAAGCTCCAACTTAGGTAAAACTAATAAAGCAAGCTGTTGCTTCAGGCTTACTGTTAAAACTAACCTATTTTGAAGCTTTACCTGTATGGTTGTTTTAAGCATTATTTATTCTATTTAAGATTTCTTCTATAGCTTTTTTTCTGTTTTCAGCCTTTAGGATTGGTCTGCCAACAACCAGTATATCTGCCCCCTGAGATATTGCAAATTCAGGGGTTGCTATTCTGGTCTGGTCATCTGTTTTAGAAGTTGTAAGTCTTATTCCCGGGGTTACAGCTATAAAATTTCCTATCTCTTCTTTAAGTTTTTTTACTTCAAATGGAGATGAGACAATACCATCTATTCCTGTATCCACTGCAGTTTTTGCCAGTTTAAGAGCCAGCTCTTCAAGTGTATATTTTGAGCCTATATAGTTGATATATTCTTCAGAATGGCTGGTGAGAATAGTTACTCCAAGAAGTTTTAGATTTGAACCCTGTTTTGCTTCAGCCGCAGCCTTTAGCATCTCTTCTCCACCAAGGGTATGGACTGTGAGATAATCAACATTTAATGAAATGGCAGATTTCACACCATTAAACACTGTATTAGGAATATCATGTAGTTTCAGGTCTAAAAATATTTCAAATCCCATATCCTTTATTTTCTGGATTAGGGGTTTACCTTCTTTTATAAATAGCTGGTATCCTACTTTTATTATGATGTTATAGCCTTTTATGTCTTCTAATATTTTCAGGGCTTCCTGTATCTCAGGAACATCAAGGGCTAAGGCAAGTCTCCCCACAGATATCTCCTTATACAATTTTTATACCAAATTTTAATTTTAATAATAGTGTAAGCCTGAGGAAATTTCAATCTGTATAGGCAAGTTCTATTGCCTTTTTGATATCCTCAAATAATGTTATTTCGGCATTGGGATTTCTGAGAACATAGGCAGGGTGATAGGTTAGATAGAGGAGTTTCCCATTCCAGTTTATTACCGAACCCCTTTCTTTTGTTATTGCGACTTGCCTTCCAAGAAATGCCCTTGCTGCAGTAGCCCCAAGTAAACATAAAACTTTTGGATTAATAATCTGAAGCTGCCTTTCAAGGTATGGAAAACAAGCTTCCATTTCCCATGGAGTAGGGGTTCTGTTGTTTGGTGGTCTGCATTTACAGATATTTGTTATATAGAATTCTTCCCTTTTATGACCTGTGGCTTCTATTAGCCTTGTTAGTAGTTTTCCTGCTCTCCCAACAAAAGGCCTTCCCTGCTTATCTTCGTCTCCTCCTGGAGCTTCTCCTATAAACATTAATTTTGCTTCTGGATTTCCTTCACCTAAAACTGCCTGTGTTCTGCTCTGGTATAAGTCGCATTTTCTACATTCCTGTATTTCCTTATTTATCTTTTCAAGCTCTTTTATTTTTTCTTTAATACTATTTTTCATTTCACTCTCCGTGTATATATATTCGTATCCAAGTTCCTGCAAGATTTTGAGATGTTTTTTTAGTTGCTCATTCATTTCAATGCCTCAACAGCCTGCTGTATATTTTTTACTTTAATCAGATTTTTATTGTTCATATCTATATTTGCAGGAACTACTATTTTTGTGAAACCAAATTTTTCTGCCTCTTTAATCCTGTGCTCTGTGTAGTAAACAGACCTTACCTCTCCGGTCAAACCTAATTCTCCAAAAGCCACAAGATTTTCAGGAACAGGTGTATTCCTTAGGGATGATATTATAGCAAGGGCTACAGGTAAATCTGCAGCTGGTTCTTTTATGTCTATTCCTCCTACAATGTTTACAAATATATCCCTGTCTTTGAGGAATATCCCCAGTTCTTTTTCCAGGATGGCTGTTATTATAGAAAGTCTATTTATATCAAATCCCTGTGTTTTTCGCTGGGGAACAGCATAAACTGTTTTTGAGACAAGTGCCTGAATTTCAACTAAAACAGGCTTTGAACCTTCTGTAAATGGAAATATTACACTTCCCGGTTTACCCTGAGGTCTTTCTGCAAGGAAAAATGAGGAAGGGTCTGCAACTTCCTTCAGACCTTTTTCTTCCATTGAAAATACAGATAGCTCTCCTGCAGCTCCAAATCTGTTTTTTATGATTTTCAGAACCCTGTAGGCATGTCCCCTTTCTCCTTCAAACTGTGCAACAGTATCAACTATATGCTCTAAGACTTTAGGACCTGCTATACTTCCTTCTTTGGTTACCTGACCTACTAAGACAACAGGAATGCTTTTTTGTTTAGCAATTTCTGTAAGTCTTCCACTGACTTCCCTTACCTGAGATACTGAGCCTGCTATAGATTCCAGCTGTGTGGAGTATATTGTTTGAACAGAATCTACAATAACAAAATCTGGATTTTCAGTTTCTATGGTGTCTATAATGTTTTCAAGGATATTTTCAGACAGGATAATCAGATTATCCTTTAATGCCTGAATTCTTTCCCCTCTCAGATAGACCTGATGGGCAGATTCTTCTCCTGTAACGTAAAGAACCTTTGAACTGTCTGCCATATTAGAGGATATCTGGAGTAAAAGGGTTGATTTTCCTATTCCCGGCTCACCTGATATAAGAATAACCTGCCCTTTGACAATACCACCTCCAAGGGCTTCGTCAAGGGTCTTTATACCTGTTGAAATCCTTTCATATTTTTCCTTAATTTTTGCTTTTGTAATAGGGACTGGCCTGGAATATTCTTTCTTTTCAGGTCTAAATGATTTATTGGAACTCTTTTTTTCTTCAACAAGGCTGTTCCAGCTGCCACATACTGAACATCTTCCTGACCATGTGGGAAATGTTGCTCCACATTTATTACATACATA of Persephonella sp. IF05-L8 contains these proteins:
- a CDS encoding fimbria/pilus periplasmic chaperone translates to MKYMGRNFLILLSFFLIFWGNSLAVDFSIQPIRIYMSAKKNTAVFKIENLTDEKTITVETEVKVWDQDKNGKFILKDTEDLIVVPPYIELKPKQKQLVKLAYLGTFDGQVQKAYRLLVKQIPEEIEVEKNPKKIKTAIQIVLHISVPVFINPPGVDISYDLEITPVYKGKDKIVLDIRNKGNGFARIIGVQCFKGDKEIYNKDYAFYILPLKEVNFEIKKFVKKDGKYTQMQFEEIPDKIKILLEDGKEISLNL
- a CDS encoding fimbria/pilus outer membrane usher protein encodes the protein MCITCLKKVKSDINYSLLTAHIEVPPEYFSQKKVEIKRKKITPVKSKGWFLEYDTLYSNYSSYKELKTKIDFNYFFSNETFYTNFIHYYNQNENRLIRLDSFLRIDDISNIKEIYFGDVYLQNFIWNYYLRIGGFRVGTNYNLRPDIITYPLPNFAGKIAVPSSIDIFVENAKVFSQNLEPGPFEIKDIPVITPEGNIRVVIRDILGREKIVEIPYATDRKLLKKGLKDYFFTAGFLRKGYLSKSFEYSKFVINSEYRKGLTNNLTGGVSFYFQGLDGLNTGFGIYYLLGKFGLLSPNFSFSYDKRKSSTGFQYGVGYSKNFKFLRLKLSAIKSSNNFFMPSNVYGQPKDYYNAFIGLSLLKFGFINFSYVKRTYFNYPVSTNLNISYTKNLFKRVNVSLSYNIYKSETNNKSLRFSLNIPLGKSYYSSLSFQKNESQRKYSLTFNKQYNSFDKFFFRGRIDKTQDYNNFYGNVNYHTKYATLYSETSYSSSFSNSLSYRIGLQGSLIRLGGKFFLRRAAQDSFGIVKIEPPLENVKVLVNNRVAGETDKDGTLFIPTLYPYYPNEVSIDPSSLDVKTYIDKNVVTFVPYKSHGYLIKFKAVKMNSVRLRIKFPDGTFPEPGIRFYVDGKKIGIVGYKGKAFIENISVGEHTATIDYGYTGCSFKIKITPDIIKKVVPYIGEYICKPVEEGKNENIKNSAY
- a CDS encoding spore coat U domain-containing protein, producing MKILKIVLISFVLWIYPSAGENNGGCYAEVDNIDFGNYNPFEPVIKRTYTTLQVICNTQNRVTFTIRLIGGNSNNPGRRFLFSPSTEGKLYYNLFYRGCIWGDGTQNTCVISGITRSKRNLFSNKSFTIVGIIPPMQNVPVANDYQDHLTVIVEY
- a CDS encoding deoxyguanosinetriphosphate triphosphohydrolase — translated: MNIREQLEELEYQFLHPSAAKSREAKRKKEEKECDLRTKFQRDRDRILHSKAFRRLKHKTQVFLSPEGDHYRTRMTHTLEVAQIGRTIAKALYLNEDLVEAIALGHDLGHTPFGHAGEFILKEGASYHHARQSLRVVEKLANEGRGLNLTEEVRDGILKHSKGNSPLIAEGNMPKTLEGEIIRLADKIAYINHDLEDAMRARLIDENDIPSDIKKILGETKSQRISTIVRSVIYSTIENNYQHIVMDEKIYKAMYDLRQWLFDNVYLAKPVVDELEKGKGIVRALYEYFVEHYEEIPYYQKYLELWGEYEPKQAAVDYVAGMTDRFALKTYERIFIPKSWHIL
- a CDS encoding TlpA disulfide reductase family protein: MKNIVLGLILAIFVITGISTAKDIEKLYFYDLNGKKVSVASFKGKPTVLVFWQLHCRGCERELPEVSELAKIYKDKVRFYAVVINTRDILTIEEKKREWGFNLPVLISDYKTMVAFNIFGTPTTIILDKDLKIKGKFIGAGKVNTLKKILDRLTKQ
- the purQ gene encoding phosphoribosylformylglycinamidine synthase I, which gives rise to MKFGVAVYPGSNCDYDTYRVIRDVLKEEVAFIDYRQTDIEGYDCIILPGGFSFGDYLRPGTLAAHTPLTAAVKEFADKGGLVIGICNGFQILTEAHLLPGALMPNIHGKFVCKPQYLRVENSNTPFTNQCEDGQILKIPIAHHDGNYFVDENTLKEMEDNDQIILRYCDEFGNITEDANPNGSLSNIAGICNKNKNVFGLMPHPERASESILGSEDGLYILKSILSS
- the purS gene encoding phosphoribosylformylglycinamidine synthase subunit PurS; translated protein: MLIKFFIKPRKGVLDPQGRAVAENLRSLGFSDVKDVKVGKYIEVYVQHSDKEKAIEEAREMAKKALVNEIIEDYEFEVVED